One stretch of Prionailurus viverrinus isolate Anna chromosome C1, UM_Priviv_1.0, whole genome shotgun sequence DNA includes these proteins:
- the RNF186 gene encoding E3 ubiquitin-protein ligase RNF186 gives MACAEPQRVSTGATATEATGPARAYLGSTDGDLECLVCREPYSCARPPKLLACQHPFCAVCLKLLLCIQNDAWSVTCPLCRQATTVPGGLICSLRDQEAVAGRLVWPEVRLCPQGLADSATSTARHPGRVAEEGQDAASVNRVAARRLAAHLLLLALLVALILPFFYPGILRWVLAVIITLALLMPSLFCCHRSSRGSCWPPHGALFCREQKHSEIASIA, from the coding sequence ATGGCCTGCGCCGAGCCCCAGCGCGTCTCCACAGGAGCCACCGCCACGGAGGCCACAGGCCCTGCTAGGGCTTATCTTGGCTCCACGGATGGCGACCTCGAGTGTCTGGTGTGCCGGGAGCCCTACAGCTGTGCCCGGCCACCCAAGCTGCTGGCCTGCCAGCACCCCTTCTGTGCCGTCTGCCTGAAGCTCCTGCTGTGTATCCAGAACGACGCCTGGTCCGTCACCTGCCCACTGTGCCGCCAGGCCACCACCGTCCCCGGGGGCCTCATCTGCAGCCTGCGTGACCAGGAGGCCGTGGCGGGGCGGCTGGTCTGGCCGGAGGTGCGGCTCTGTCCTCAGGGACTGGCGGATTCCGCCACCTCGACGGCCAGGCACCCCGGCCGggtggcagaggaagggcaggacGCGGCAAGTGTTAACCGCGTGGCGGCCCGGCGCCTGGCGGCACACCTGCTCCTACTGGCCTTGCTCGTCGCCCTCATCCTGCCCTTCTTCTACCCGGGCATCCTCCGGTGGGTGCTCGCCGTCATTATCACCTTGGCCCTGCTGATGCCCTCCCTCTTCTGCTGTCACCGGAGCAGCCGGGGCAGCTGCTGGCCTCCCCACGGGGCGCTTTTCTGCAGAGAACAGAAGCACAGCGAGATCGCTTCCATCGCCTGA